Proteins from a genomic interval of Candidatus Methanoperedens sp.:
- a CDS encoding HAMP domain-containing protein, producing the protein MELMKIMDSVNDQTLNRFKIGMKIAYGFIVVDILMLIVGFMGLYGKSVSAYIDPGQAIILCILFAIVSSILMCIGLTRSIMKPLNNFSHTADRISEGDLTTEINVSSKDELGQLAEYFRKMTSNLRHLAGKVQNVSSKVANTAHELSASSKQIKASSDQISNTTQEIATGVGQQSSKMAEVTRAMKEMSESIQQVAVNSQKAAQSASTASTTAQQAGKMSEDVAQSMTGIRSTVDNSATVIKQLDGKSQKIGEIIGVITNIADQTNLLALNAAIEAARAGEHGRGFAVVADEVRKLAEESRSAANQITGLIKEIQEGTKQAVVAMEKGTKTVEEGTKTMEGAVSAINNIVRAAADVAAMINEIAAAAEQQSASVEEVTASVEDVSAISEQSAAGTQETSAAAEEQTASMDQLVNAAQELAGLSNELQVEVAKFNIGERTGR; encoded by the coding sequence ATGGAATTAATGAAAATAATGGATTCAGTCAATGACCAGACTCTTAACAGGTTCAAAATAGGTATGAAAATCGCTTATGGTTTCATTGTTGTTGATATTCTTATGCTGATCGTGGGTTTTATGGGTTTATACGGGAAGAGTGTAAGCGCTTATATTGACCCTGGACAGGCCATTATCCTGTGTATTTTATTCGCAATAGTCTCTTCCATACTCATGTGTATCGGATTGACACGTTCAATCATGAAACCATTGAATAATTTCAGCCATACAGCCGACAGGATATCAGAGGGGGATTTAACAACTGAAATAAATGTCTCCTCAAAGGATGAACTCGGACAACTGGCTGAATATTTCAGGAAAATGACATCAAACCTCAGGCATCTGGCAGGTAAAGTCCAGAACGTATCGTCAAAAGTAGCTAATACGGCACATGAACTTTCCGCATCAAGTAAGCAGATAAAAGCTTCCTCAGACCAGATATCAAACACCACACAGGAAATTGCAACAGGTGTGGGCCAGCAGTCATCCAAGATGGCTGAAGTTACCCGCGCCATGAAGGAAATGTCAGAAAGCATCCAGCAGGTTGCGGTGAACTCACAGAAAGCAGCCCAGAGCGCAAGTACAGCCAGCACGACTGCCCAGCAGGCAGGCAAGATGTCGGAAGATGTGGCACAGAGCATGACGGGAATCCGATCGACAGTAGATAATTCAGCAACTGTAATAAAGCAGCTTGATGGGAAGTCACAAAAGATAGGTGAAATTATCGGTGTTATCACAAATATCGCAGACCAGACAAACCTCCTTGCCTTGAACGCTGCAATAGAAGCAGCAAGAGCAGGAGAACATGGCAGGGGTTTTGCAGTGGTAGCGGATGAAGTCAGGAAACTGGCAGAGGAATCACGTAGTGCTGCGAACCAGATAACCGGATTGATAAAAGAGATCCAGGAAGGTACGAAACAGGCTGTAGTTGCAATGGAAAAAGGCACAAAGACTGTTGAGGAAGGAACAAAGACAATGGAAGGCGCCGTATCAGCGATAAATAATATAGTCAGGGCAGCAGCAGACGTGGCAGCAATGATTAATGAAATTGCGGCAGCCGCAGAACAACAATCCGCATCCGTTGAAGAAGTAACAGCATCTGTTGAAGATGTGTCAGCCATAAGCGAACAATCGGCAGCAGGTACACAGGAAACATCAGCAGCCGCAGAAGAGCAGACCGCATCAATGGACCAGCTTGTTAATGCAGCCCAGGAACTTGCAGGATTATCAAATGAATTGCAGGTAGAAGTTGCTAAGTTCAATATAGGTGAGAGAACAGGCAGGTAA